One genomic region from Streptomyces sp. Li-HN-5-11 encodes:
- a CDS encoding helix-turn-helix domain-containing protein, with protein sequence MTAETSQTLDRGLRVLKLLADTDHGLTVTELSQKLGVNRTVVYRLLATLEQHALVRRDLGGRARVGLGVLRLGRQVHPLVREAALPALRSLAEDIGATAHLTLVDGSEALAVAVVEPTWTDYHVAYRAGFRHPLERGAAGKAILAARRQPMAEPGYTLTHGELEAGASGAAAPLLGVTGLEGSVGVVMLADCVPERVGPRVVDAAREVAEALR encoded by the coding sequence GTGACCGCGGAGACCTCTCAGACGCTCGACCGGGGACTCAGGGTCCTCAAACTGCTGGCCGACACGGACCACGGGCTGACCGTCACCGAACTGTCGCAGAAGCTCGGCGTGAACCGGACCGTCGTGTACCGGTTGCTCGCCACCTTGGAGCAGCACGCACTCGTACGCCGTGACCTGGGCGGCCGCGCCCGGGTCGGACTCGGCGTGCTGCGGCTGGGCCGCCAGGTGCATCCCCTGGTGCGGGAGGCGGCGCTGCCGGCGCTGCGCTCGCTCGCCGAGGACATAGGGGCGACGGCCCATCTGACGCTGGTGGACGGCTCGGAGGCGCTGGCCGTCGCCGTGGTCGAGCCGACCTGGACGGACTACCACGTGGCCTACCGGGCCGGTTTCCGCCATCCCCTGGAGCGGGGCGCCGCGGGCAAGGCGATCCTCGCGGCCCGCCGGCAGCCGATGGCGGAGCCCGGCTACACCCTCACGCACGGAGAACTGGAGGCCGGCGCGAGCGGCGCTGCGGCCCCGCTCCTCGGCGTGACGGGCCTGGAGGGCAGCGTCGGCGTGGTGATGCTGGCGGACTGCGTCCCGGAACGGGTCGGGCCACGGGTGGTGGACGCGGCGCGGGAGGTCGCGGAGGCGCTGCGCTGA
- a CDS encoding tetratricopeptide repeat protein — MEKPQRSPATPPGTEPTTEPRHRSRLPRRVLLALAVGAAVLGVVWLVLPAQREAAAPDASAPGARALTAVTAGAPAALPDLAALIGDQERRLRAHPKDARAWAVLGAAYVEQGRRTADAADYPKADRALRTSLRLRPEANPEALEGLAALAVRRRDFRGARSYAEAALKLDAKRWTTYPLLIDACDGLGDYKAAQATLDRLLKLHQGPAVKARAAAAYWDRGWREDAAAQLSDAAAAATAPVEQAAYLEQAGRIAFERGDLEDALRHFEAALRLEPDQRTALVGQGRTLAALGRTDEALKAYHRALDERPSPEGALELGELYQSLGMGQEARAQYDLLRTRARQDAAAGVDDDLVLGRFEADHADARSAVRRLRAEWQRQPGTAVADALGWALHRAGQDKEALRFATAATDETKGGGVRNALYMYHRGIIERDLDQPGAARRHLERSLRTNPFFSPLWAPRARSALEALGEPPVDEAPAGVRFPEGSGARR, encoded by the coding sequence ATGGAGAAGCCTCAGCGGAGCCCGGCCACGCCGCCGGGGACCGAGCCGACGACCGAACCGCGGCACCGGTCGCGTCTGCCGCGCCGGGTGCTCCTCGCCCTGGCCGTGGGGGCCGCCGTGCTGGGCGTGGTGTGGCTGGTGCTGCCCGCGCAGCGGGAGGCGGCCGCGCCGGATGCGTCGGCGCCCGGCGCTCGGGCGCTGACCGCGGTGACGGCGGGGGCGCCGGCCGCGCTGCCCGATCTCGCCGCGCTGATCGGCGACCAGGAACGGCGCCTGCGGGCACACCCGAAGGACGCGCGGGCGTGGGCGGTGCTCGGGGCGGCCTACGTCGAGCAGGGGCGGCGCACCGCCGACGCGGCGGACTACCCGAAGGCCGACCGGGCGCTGCGGACCTCACTGCGGCTGCGCCCGGAGGCGAACCCGGAGGCGCTGGAGGGCCTGGCGGCGCTGGCGGTCCGGCGCCGGGACTTCCGTGGCGCACGCTCGTACGCCGAGGCCGCACTGAAGCTGGACGCCAAGCGGTGGACGACGTATCCGCTGCTGATCGACGCCTGTGACGGGCTGGGTGACTACAAGGCCGCGCAGGCGACCCTCGACCGGCTGCTCAAGCTGCACCAGGGGCCCGCCGTGAAGGCGCGCGCCGCGGCCGCCTACTGGGACCGGGGCTGGCGCGAGGACGCGGCGGCCCAGCTGTCGGACGCCGCGGCGGCCGCCACCGCGCCCGTCGAGCAGGCCGCCTATCTGGAGCAGGCCGGGCGGATCGCGTTCGAGCGCGGGGACCTCGAGGACGCGCTGCGCCACTTCGAGGCGGCGCTGCGGCTCGAACCCGACCAGCGGACGGCACTGGTGGGGCAGGGACGGACACTGGCCGCGCTGGGCCGCACGGATGAGGCGCTGAAGGCCTACCACCGGGCGCTCGACGAGCGGCCCAGCCCCGAAGGCGCCCTGGAACTGGGCGAGTTGTACCAGTCGCTGGGGATGGGGCAGGAGGCCAGGGCTCAGTACGACCTGCTGCGGACGCGGGCCCGGCAGGACGCGGCCGCCGGAGTCGACGACGACCTGGTGCTGGGGCGGTTCGAGGCGGACCACGCCGACGCCCGGTCCGCGGTGCGGCGGCTGCGCGCCGAGTGGCAGCGGCAGCCGGGGACCGCGGTGGCCGACGCCCTCGGCTGGGCCCTGCACCGGGCCGGGCAGGACAAGGAGGCGCTGAGGTTCGCGACGGCGGCGACGGACGAGACGAAGGGGGGCGGGGTGCGGAACGCGCTGTACATGTACCACCGGGGGATCATCGAGCGCGACCTGGACCAGCCCGGGGCCGCGCGGCGCCACCTGGAGCGGTCGCTGCGGACCAACCCCTTCTTCTCGCCGCTGTGGGCGCCGCGGGCGCGGTCGGCGCTGGAGGCACTGGGCGAGCCGCCGGTGGACGAGGCGCCTGCGGGCGTGCGCTTTCCGGAAGGAAGCGGAGCGCGGCGGTAG
- a CDS encoding S16 family serine protease, giving the protein MLSRLTRRQAVAVCALPVVGLIVAAVFAPLPFTVAQPGLTANVLGKYEGTQVITVSGVPVHTTAGQLRMVTIVATGPDTRVSLGDVISGWFATNQAVMPRDAVYPSGDSLKEIERHNVEQMKQSQDAATQAALRYLGLTGDKNIKVSLKLADVGGPSAGLLFTLGIIDKIAGDGGGGDLTGGRTIAGTGTISADGTVGAVGGVALKTQAARRDGATVFLVPKAECADAKSELPKGLRLVPVTTLKGAVTALTALRKGEGSVPSC; this is encoded by the coding sequence GTGCTCTCTCGCCTCACACGCCGCCAAGCCGTCGCCGTCTGCGCGTTGCCCGTCGTGGGCCTCATCGTCGCGGCGGTGTTCGCGCCGCTGCCCTTCACGGTGGCGCAGCCCGGGCTGACAGCGAACGTGCTCGGCAAGTACGAGGGCACCCAGGTGATCACGGTCTCCGGTGTGCCCGTCCACACCACGGCCGGGCAGCTGCGGATGGTGACGATCGTGGCGACCGGACCGGACACCCGTGTCTCGCTCGGCGATGTGATCAGCGGCTGGTTCGCCACCAACCAGGCGGTCATGCCGCGCGACGCGGTGTACCCGAGCGGCGACAGCCTGAAGGAGATCGAGCGGCACAACGTCGAGCAGATGAAGCAGTCGCAGGACGCGGCCACCCAGGCGGCCCTGCGGTACCTCGGCCTCACCGGCGACAAGAACATCAAGGTCTCGCTGAAGCTCGCCGACGTCGGGGGCCCCAGTGCGGGCCTGCTGTTCACCCTCGGCATCATCGACAAGATCGCCGGGGACGGCGGCGGCGGCGACCTCACGGGCGGCCGCACCATCGCCGGTACGGGAACGATCAGCGCCGACGGCACGGTCGGCGCCGTGGGCGGGGTGGCCCTCAAGACCCAGGCCGCCCGGCGGGACGGCGCCACCGTCTTCCTCGTCCCGAAGGCCGAGTGCGCCGACGCCAAGTCCGAGCTGCCCAAGGGCCTGCGGCTGGTCCCGGTGACCACGCTCAAGGGTGCGGTCACCGCCCTGACCGCCCTCCGCAAGGGGGAGGGGTCGGTTCCGAGTTGCTGA
- a CDS encoding RDD family protein produces MSAPTPAPGDDRPREGYYPDPSIPGYVRYWNGDAWVPGTSRPAPTDGEPLSPPPGARPAPAPASVEETGPHFFDEDPADEPAPAGPARYGDSAEAEPASAWGADRSHQSGFGGDQDRRVSWGDSGAADPRVAHGAAGGGHPDGRGSRADGGAATPPAGPDADVPDSTDGTFVFRRPTAGGAQGTSGDRPAPGIPGPGGPADDGTMTFRPVPGARGPAGVPAQGSPASSGASGAGGGFGGPGTAPLSGPQHSTGPGFGAGKAAAARAAAGQAQPQPQGQGQGQGQGQAGAQQRAAGDQAAAASFPRAASPQSASAVPPAMSPPAVSPAVPAASPAQPVPQQSAASVPAPTPLTSGPGGGQSSWAQQVHRLAEAGENQPVAPWKPPVEDLFQAAARRQAAARPAGLGKRLAARLLDTVVLAGVTAVAAVPLGTKAVDHINAKIDAARLSGREVTVWLLDGTTAPCLGIILAVLLVFGVVYEVLPTAKWGRTLGKKLCGLEVRDIEGHEPPSFGAALRRWLVYSVPGLLGIGLVGVAWCLFDRPWHQCWHDKAAHTFVAG; encoded by the coding sequence ATGAGCGCCCCAACCCCGGCACCCGGCGACGACAGGCCCCGCGAAGGGTACTACCCGGATCCGTCCATTCCTGGATACGTCCGGTACTGGAACGGTGACGCCTGGGTGCCGGGCACCAGCCGGCCGGCGCCGACCGACGGCGAGCCGCTCAGCCCGCCCCCGGGAGCGCGTCCCGCACCGGCTCCGGCCTCCGTCGAGGAGACGGGCCCGCACTTCTTCGACGAGGACCCCGCCGACGAGCCCGCTCCGGCCGGTCCGGCGCGCTACGGCGACAGCGCCGAAGCCGAACCGGCCTCCGCCTGGGGCGCCGACCGCTCCCACCAGTCCGGCTTCGGCGGCGACCAGGACCGCCGCGTCTCCTGGGGCGACTCGGGCGCCGCCGACCCGAGGGTGGCGCACGGCGCCGCCGGGGGCGGTCACCCGGACGGCCGTGGCTCCCGCGCCGACGGCGGGGCGGCGACCCCGCCCGCCGGACCGGACGCCGACGTTCCGGACTCCACCGACGGCACGTTCGTCTTCCGCCGCCCTACGGCGGGCGGCGCCCAGGGGACCTCCGGCGACCGTCCCGCGCCCGGCATTCCGGGGCCGGGCGGCCCCGCCGACGACGGCACGATGACCTTCCGCCCGGTACCGGGAGCCCGCGGGCCGGCGGGGGTGCCCGCCCAGGGCTCGCCGGCGTCGTCGGGCGCTTCCGGCGCCGGTGGCGGGTTCGGCGGACCGGGTACGGCACCGCTGTCCGGACCCCAGCACTCGACCGGCCCCGGTTTCGGAGCGGGGAAGGCGGCCGCCGCACGTGCGGCAGCGGGACAGGCCCAGCCGCAGCCTCAGGGGCAGGGGCAGGGGCAGGGGCAGGGGCAGGCAGGCGCGCAGCAGCGTGCGGCAGGGGACCAGGCGGCAGCCGCCTCCTTCCCGCGGGCCGCGTCCCCGCAGTCCGCCTCAGCCGTCCCGCCCGCCATGAGCCCGCCCGCCGTGAGCCCGGCCGTTCCCGCGGCGTCCCCCGCCCAGCCGGTGCCCCAGCAGTCCGCCGCCTCCGTGCCCGCCCCCACTCCGCTGACCAGTGGCCCCGGCGGCGGGCAGTCCTCCTGGGCGCAGCAGGTGCACCGGCTCGCGGAGGCGGGCGAGAACCAGCCCGTAGCACCCTGGAAGCCGCCGGTCGAGGACCTGTTCCAGGCGGCCGCGCGGCGGCAGGCGGCGGCCCGGCCGGCGGGCCTCGGCAAGCGGCTGGCCGCCCGGCTCCTCGACACGGTCGTCCTCGCGGGCGTCACCGCCGTGGCCGCCGTTCCGCTCGGCACCAAGGCGGTCGACCACATCAACGCGAAGATCGACGCGGCCAGACTCTCCGGCCGCGAGGTCACCGTCTGGCTCCTGGACGGCACGACGGCGCCCTGCCTCGGCATCATCCTCGCCGTCCTGCTGGTCTTCGGTGTGGTCTACGAGGTGCTGCCCACGGCCAAGTGGGGCCGCACGCTGGGCAAGAAGCTCTGCGGGTTGGAGGTGCGGGACATCGAGGGCCACGAGCCCCCGTCCTTCGGGGCGGCCCTGCGCCGCTGGCTCGTCTACAGCGTCCCCGGACTGCTCGGCATCGGTCTGGTGGGTGTCGCGTGGTGCCTCTTCGACCGGCCCTGGCACCAGTGCTGGCACGACAAGGCGGCACACACCTTCGTGGCGGGCTGA
- a CDS encoding type II toxin-antitoxin system VapC family toxin: MNILVYAFREDCKDHEQYHTWLIDRLRGDEPVGYNGVIDSNFVRIVTQPKIFQPPSEPETAFTFLRDVRSAPVSTLVQEGPRHWEIFERLCLKAGARANLVPDAYIAALAMENGATLYTADRGFARFPGLRRQHPLEDI, translated from the coding sequence GTGAACATCCTCGTGTACGCCTTCCGCGAGGACTGCAAGGACCATGAGCAGTACCACACCTGGCTCATCGACCGGCTACGGGGCGACGAGCCCGTTGGATACAACGGGGTGATCGACAGCAACTTTGTGCGGATCGTCACCCAGCCCAAGATCTTCCAGCCGCCCAGCGAGCCGGAGACGGCATTCACGTTCCTCCGGGACGTACGGAGCGCGCCCGTCTCCACGCTGGTCCAGGAGGGGCCTCGCCACTGGGAGATCTTCGAGCGCCTGTGCCTCAAGGCCGGAGCTCGTGCCAACCTCGTCCCGGACGCCTACATCGCCGCACTGGCCATGGAGAACGGCGCGACTCTGTACACGGCCGACCGCGGTTTCGCCCGTTTCCCCGGCCTGCGCCGACAGCATCCGCTGGAGGACATCTGA
- a CDS encoding FAD-linked oxidase C-terminal domain-containing protein gives MAPGCDAEIVSRIQAAPDEAQGNLTDRLLAGLPADAVLADPDVTVSYANDMASFCPSGVPAVVVLPRTVEEVQHVMRTATELRVPVVPQGARTGLSGAANASEGCIVLSLTKMDRILEISPVDRIAVVEPGVVNAKLSRAVGEHGLYYPPDPSSWEMCTIGGNIGTGSGGLCCVKYGVTAEYVLGLDVVLADGRLMSTGRRTAKGVAGYDLTRLFVGSEGSLGIVVRAVLALRPQPPQQLVLAAEFASAAAACDAVCGIMAGGHVPSLLELMDRTTVKAVNDLAHMGLPETTEALLLAAFDTPDPAADLAALGVLCEAAGATQVVPADDATESEMLLQARRLSLTALEAVKGTTMIDDVCVPRSRLGELLDGIERIAEKYQLTIGVCAHAGDGNTHPTVCFDAQDPDESRRAHESFDEIMALGLQLGGTITGEHGVGVLKKEWLAREIGPVGIEMQRAVKQVFDPLGILNPGKLF, from the coding sequence ATGGCCCCGGGGTGCGACGCTGAAATCGTGAGCCGAATCCAAGCCGCCCCCGACGAGGCCCAGGGCAACCTCACCGACCGGCTCCTGGCGGGCCTGCCGGCCGACGCCGTCCTGGCCGATCCCGACGTCACGGTCTCCTACGCCAACGACATGGCGAGCTTCTGCCCCTCCGGCGTCCCGGCCGTCGTCGTGCTGCCGCGCACGGTGGAAGAGGTCCAGCACGTCATGCGCACCGCCACCGAACTGCGCGTCCCGGTCGTCCCCCAGGGCGCCCGCACCGGCCTGTCCGGCGCGGCCAACGCCTCCGAGGGCTGCATCGTGCTGTCCCTGACGAAGATGGACCGCATCCTCGAGATCAGCCCGGTGGACCGCATCGCGGTCGTCGAGCCCGGCGTCGTCAACGCCAAGCTCTCCCGCGCGGTGGGGGAGCACGGCCTGTACTACCCGCCGGACCCCTCGAGCTGGGAGATGTGCACCATCGGCGGCAACATCGGCACCGGATCCGGCGGCCTGTGCTGCGTGAAGTACGGGGTCACCGCCGAGTACGTGCTCGGCCTGGACGTGGTGCTGGCCGACGGGCGCCTGATGTCCACCGGCCGCCGCACCGCGAAGGGCGTCGCCGGATACGACCTCACCCGTCTGTTCGTGGGCTCCGAGGGCTCGCTCGGCATCGTCGTACGGGCCGTCCTCGCGCTCAGGCCGCAGCCGCCGCAGCAGCTGGTGCTGGCCGCCGAGTTCGCCTCCGCTGCCGCCGCCTGCGACGCGGTGTGCGGGATCATGGCGGGCGGCCATGTGCCGTCGCTGCTGGAGCTCATGGACCGTACGACGGTCAAGGCAGTCAACGACCTCGCCCACATGGGCCTGCCGGAGACCACCGAGGCCCTGCTGCTCGCCGCCTTCGACACCCCGGACCCGGCCGCGGACCTCGCCGCGCTCGGCGTGCTGTGCGAGGCGGCCGGCGCCACCCAGGTCGTCCCCGCCGACGACGCGACCGAGTCCGAGATGCTCCTGCAGGCGCGGCGGCTGTCGCTGACCGCGCTGGAGGCGGTCAAGGGCACCACGATGATCGACGACGTGTGCGTGCCCCGCTCCCGGCTCGGCGAGCTGCTCGACGGCATCGAGCGCATCGCCGAGAAGTACCAGCTCACCATCGGGGTGTGCGCGCACGCAGGCGACGGCAACACCCACCCGACCGTCTGCTTCGACGCACAGGACCCCGACGAGTCGCGGCGCGCCCACGAGTCCTTCGACGAGATCATGGCCCTCGGCCTCCAGCTCGGCGGCACGATCACCGGCGAGCACGGCGTGGGCGTCCTGAAGAAGGAATGGCTCGCGCGCGAGATCGGCCCGGTCGGGATCGAGATGCAGCGGGCGGTCAAGCAGGTCTTCGACCCGCTGGGCATCCTCAACCCGGGCAAGCTCTTCTGA
- a CDS encoding Lrp/AsnC family transcriptional regulator: MAIDRLDGRIIVLLAREPRIGVLEMSRRLGVARGTVQARLDRLQSNGVIRGFGPEVDPAALGYPVTAFATLQIRQGQGPDVRAHLATVPEVLELHTTTGSGDMLCRLVARSNADLQRVIDRVVAIEGIVRASTAIVMENPVPLRIIPLVEQAAGDGGEGGPGPGA; the protein is encoded by the coding sequence ATGGCGATCGATCGTCTGGACGGACGCATCATCGTGCTGCTGGCGCGCGAGCCGCGCATCGGCGTGCTGGAGATGTCCCGGCGGCTGGGGGTGGCGCGAGGCACGGTCCAGGCCCGCCTGGACCGCCTCCAGTCGAACGGGGTGATCCGCGGCTTCGGCCCGGAGGTCGATCCGGCCGCGCTCGGATACCCGGTCACGGCGTTCGCGACGCTCCAGATCCGCCAGGGGCAGGGCCCGGACGTCCGCGCCCACCTGGCGACCGTCCCGGAAGTGCTGGAACTGCACACCACCACCGGATCCGGCGACATGCTGTGCCGGCTGGTCGCCCGCTCGAACGCCGACCTGCAGCGCGTGATCGACCGGGTGGTCGCCATCGAGGGCATCGTCCGCGCCTCCACGGCCATCGTCATGGAGAACCCGGTCCCGCTGCGGATCATCCCGCTGGTGGAGCAGGCGGCGGGGGACGGCGGGGAAGGGGGCCCGGGCCCGGGGGCGTAG
- the hppD gene encoding 4-hydroxyphenylpyruvate dioxygenase encodes MTQTTHHTPDVTARQADPFPVKGMDAVVFAVGNAKQAAHYYSTAFGMKLVAYSGPENGSRETASYVLESGSARFVLTSVVKPATTWGHFLAQHVAEHGDGVIDLAIEVPDARAAHAYAVEHGARSVAEPYELKDEHGTVVLAAVATYGETRHTLVERRGYDGPYLPGYVAAKPLVAPPAQRTFQAVDHCVGNVELGRMNEWVEFYNKVMGFTNMKEFVGDDIATEYSALMSKVVADGTLKVKFPINEPALAKKKSQIDEYLEFYGGAGVQHIALNTNDIVQTVRTMRAAGVEFLDTPDTYYDTLGEWVGDTRVPVDTLRELKILADRDEDGYLLQIFTKPVQDRPTVFFELIERHGSMGFGKGNFKALFEAIEREQERRGNL; translated from the coding sequence ATGACGCAGACCACACACCACACTCCCGACGTGACCGCCCGGCAGGCCGACCCCTTCCCGGTCAAGGGAATGGACGCGGTCGTCTTCGCCGTGGGCAACGCCAAACAGGCGGCGCACTACTACTCCACCGCCTTCGGCATGAAGCTGGTCGCGTACTCCGGACCGGAGAACGGCAGCCGGGAGACCGCGAGCTACGTCCTCGAGAGCGGTTCAGCCCGCTTCGTGCTCACCTCGGTCGTCAAGCCCGCCACCACCTGGGGCCACTTCCTGGCCCAGCACGTGGCCGAGCACGGCGACGGTGTCATCGACCTCGCCATCGAGGTCCCCGACGCGCGCGCCGCCCACGCCTACGCCGTCGAGCACGGCGCCCGCTCGGTGGCGGAGCCGTACGAGCTGAAGGACGAGCACGGCACCGTCGTCCTCGCCGCCGTCGCCACCTACGGCGAGACCCGCCACACCCTCGTCGAGCGGAGGGGCTACGACGGCCCGTACCTGCCCGGCTACGTGGCCGCGAAGCCCCTTGTCGCGCCGCCCGCACAGCGCACCTTCCAGGCCGTCGACCACTGCGTCGGCAACGTGGAACTCGGCCGGATGAACGAGTGGGTGGAGTTCTACAACAAGGTCATGGGCTTCACGAACATGAAGGAGTTCGTGGGCGACGACATCGCGACCGAGTACAGCGCGCTGATGTCGAAGGTCGTGGCCGACGGCACCCTCAAGGTGAAGTTCCCCATCAACGAGCCCGCCCTGGCCAAGAAGAAGTCGCAGATCGACGAGTACCTGGAGTTCTACGGCGGCGCCGGCGTCCAGCACATCGCGCTGAACACCAACGACATCGTGCAGACCGTACGGACGATGCGCGCGGCCGGTGTCGAGTTCCTGGACACGCCCGACACCTACTACGACACCCTGGGCGAGTGGGTCGGCGACACCCGCGTGCCGGTCGACACCCTGCGGGAGCTGAAGATCCTCGCCGACCGCGACGAGGACGGCTATCTGCTGCAGATCTTCACCAAGCCGGTCCAGGACCGTCCGACCGTGTTCTTCGAACTCATCGAACGGCACGGCTCGATGGGCTTCGGCAAGGGCAACTTCAAGGCCCTGTTCGAGGCGATCGAGCGCGAGCAGGAGCGGCGCGGCAACCTCTGA
- a CDS encoding DEAD/DEAH box helicase, translating to MTTTASSSHSHHLSPAFPGRAPWGTAGKLRAWQQGAMEKYVQEQPRDFLAVATPGAGKTTFALTLASWLLHHHVVQQVTVVAPTEHLKKQWAEAAARIGIKLDPEYSAGPLGREYHGVAVTYAGVGVRPMLHRNRVEQRKTLVILDEIHHAGDSKSWGEACLEAFEPATRRLALTGTPFRSDTNPIPFVTYEEGQDGIRRSAADYTYGYGSALSDGVVRPVIFLSYSGNMRWRTKAGDEVAAKLGEPMTKDAVSQAWRTALDPRGEWMPAVLRAADQRLTEVRKAIPDAGALVIASDQDSARAYAKLIREITGSSATVVLSDDAGASKRIDEFSEGDDRWMVAVRMVSEGVDVPRLAVGVYATTISTPLFFAQAVGRFVRSRRRGETASVFLPTIPDLLTFAGEMEVERDHALDKPKKEGEEDPYAESEKEMEEANREQDEDTGEQDMLPFEALESDAVFDRVLYDGAEFGMQAHPGSEEEQDYLGIPGLLEPEQVQLLLQKRQARQIAHSRKKPDTEADLLELPAERRPVVTHKELMELRKQLNTMVGAYVHQSGKPHGVIHTELRRVCGGPPSAEATAGQLRQRIAKVQEWATRMR from the coding sequence GTGACTACTACCGCCAGCTCGTCCCACTCGCACCACCTCTCTCCCGCCTTTCCCGGCCGCGCCCCCTGGGGTACCGCCGGCAAGCTGCGTGCCTGGCAGCAGGGCGCGATGGAGAAGTATGTCCAGGAACAGCCGCGTGACTTCCTCGCGGTCGCCACCCCCGGCGCCGGGAAGACCACCTTCGCGCTGACGCTCGCCTCCTGGCTGCTGCACCACCACGTCGTCCAGCAGGTGACCGTGGTCGCGCCGACCGAGCACCTGAAGAAGCAGTGGGCGGAGGCGGCCGCGCGGATAGGGATCAAGCTCGATCCCGAGTACAGCGCGGGCCCGCTCGGCAGGGAGTACCACGGGGTCGCCGTGACGTACGCGGGCGTCGGCGTACGGCCCATGCTGCACCGCAACCGTGTCGAGCAGCGCAAGACCCTCGTCATCCTCGACGAGATCCACCACGCCGGCGACTCCAAGTCCTGGGGCGAGGCCTGCCTCGAGGCCTTCGAGCCGGCCACCCGCCGCCTCGCGCTCACCGGCACACCGTTCCGGTCGGACACCAACCCGATCCCCTTCGTGACGTACGAGGAGGGCCAGGACGGCATCCGGCGCTCCGCCGCCGACTACACCTACGGCTACGGCTCCGCGCTGTCGGACGGCGTCGTCCGGCCGGTCATCTTCCTCTCCTACAGCGGCAACATGCGCTGGCGTACGAAGGCCGGTGACGAGGTCGCCGCCAAACTGGGCGAGCCGATGACCAAGGACGCCGTCAGCCAGGCCTGGCGCACCGCGCTCGATCCGCGCGGCGAGTGGATGCCCGCCGTGCTGCGCGCCGCCGACCAGCGGCTGACCGAGGTCCGCAAGGCCATCCCGGACGCCGGCGCCCTGGTCATCGCCTCCGACCAGGACTCAGCGCGCGCCTACGCCAAGCTGATCCGCGAGATCACGGGCAGCAGCGCGACGGTCGTGCTGTCCGACGACGCCGGCGCCTCGAAGAGGATCGACGAGTTCAGCGAGGGCGACGACCGCTGGATGGTCGCGGTCCGCATGGTGTCCGAGGGTGTCGACGTGCCCCGCCTCGCGGTCGGCGTCTACGCCACGACCATCTCCACACCGCTCTTCTTCGCCCAGGCCGTCGGCCGCTTCGTGCGGTCCCGGCGGCGCGGCGAGACCGCCAGCGTGTTCCTGCCGACCATCCCCGACCTGCTGACCTTCGCGGGCGAGATGGAGGTCGAGCGCGACCACGCCCTCGACAAGCCGAAGAAGGAGGGCGAGGAGGACCCGTACGCCGAGTCCGAGAAGGAGATGGAGGAGGCGAACCGGGAGCAGGACGAGGACACCGGGGAGCAGGACATGCTGCCCTTCGAGGCGCTGGAGTCCGACGCCGTCTTCGACCGGGTCCTCTACGACGGCGCAGAGTTCGGCATGCAGGCCCACCCGGGCAGCGAGGAGGAGCAGGACTACCTCGGCATTCCGGGGCTCCTCGAGCCCGAGCAGGTGCAGTTGCTGCTGCAGAAGCGACAGGCACGGCAGATCGCGCACAGCCGCAAGAAGCCGGACACCGAGGCCGACCTGCTCGAACTGCCCGCCGAGCGGCGGCCGGTGGTCACGCACAAGGAACTGATGGAGCTCAGGAAGCAGCTCAACACCATGGTCGGCGCCTACGTCCACCAGAGCGGCAAACCGCACGGGGTCATCCACACCGAGTTGCGCCGCGTGTGCGGCGGCCCGCCGAGCGCCGAGGCCACGGCGGGGCAACTGCGGCAGCGCATCGCCAAGGTGCAGGAGTGGGCGACCCGGATGCGGTGA
- a CDS encoding SsgA family sporulation/cell division regulator, giving the protein MRHTVVERELEMRLVLSPECGVPVAARLGYRSDDPYAVHLDFHVDSDHPVHWTFARELLVEGVFRPCGHGDVRVWPARARGRGVVLMALSSPSGEALLEAPAAQVAAWLERTLRVVPPGGEGERLGIDDGLTGLLGPV; this is encoded by the coding sequence ATGCGGCACACCGTGGTGGAGCGGGAGCTGGAGATGAGACTGGTGCTGTCGCCCGAGTGCGGCGTCCCCGTGGCGGCCCGGCTCGGTTACCGCTCCGATGATCCGTACGCGGTCCACCTCGACTTCCACGTCGACTCGGACCACCCCGTGCACTGGACGTTCGCCCGCGAGCTGCTCGTGGAGGGGGTGTTCCGGCCGTGCGGGCACGGCGACGTACGGGTGTGGCCGGCGCGGGCGCGCGGCCGCGGCGTCGTCCTGATGGCGCTGAGTTCGCCCTCCGGCGAGGCCCTGCTGGAGGCGCCGGCCGCGCAGGTGGCGGCCTGGCTGGAGCGCACGCTGCGCGTGGTGCCGCCGGGCGGCGAGGGCGAGCGGCTGGGCATCGACGACGGGCTGACCGGGCTGCTGGGGCCTGTGTGA